In the Solibacillus sp. FSL K6-1523 genome, one interval contains:
- the mntR gene encoding transcriptional regulator MntR has translation MPTPSMEDHIEQIYLLIENKGYARVSDIAEALSVLPSSVTKMVQKLDKDGYLIYEKYRGLTLTSKGQKLGKRLVQRHDLLEQFLRLIGVDEERIYDDVEGIEHHLSWNSIDRIADLVQLLEEQPELTKKLEQMK, from the coding sequence ATGCCAACACCTAGTATGGAGGACCACATAGAACAAATATATTTACTCATCGAAAATAAAGGATATGCCCGTGTGTCCGATATTGCGGAAGCTTTATCTGTTCTGCCTTCCTCAGTGACAAAGATGGTCCAAAAATTAGATAAAGACGGCTATTTAATTTATGAAAAATATCGAGGGTTAACTTTGACATCAAAAGGGCAAAAGTTAGGGAAGCGCCTCGTACAGAGACATGATTTATTAGAACAGTTTTTACGACTAATTGGTGTTGATGAGGAACGTATTTATGACGACGTTGAAGGTATCGAACATCATTTAAGTTGGAACTCAATAGACCGAATTGCAGATCTTGTTCAGCTTTTAGAAGAACAGCCCGAGCTGACAAAAAAGTTAGAACAAATGAAATAA
- a CDS encoding late competence development ComFB family protein, with amino-acid sequence MSNGKLVNVMEEIVRGLVNFMLHGVEYQTFCHCEQCEMDVNAIALNVLPARYIVSPKSRDFVFEQLNTPENLEEINKQIIRAIHIVNRYPRH; translated from the coding sequence ATGTCGAATGGTAAATTGGTAAATGTGATGGAAGAAATTGTTCGAGGGCTTGTGAATTTTATGTTGCACGGTGTAGAGTATCAAACTTTTTGCCATTGTGAGCAATGTGAGATGGATGTTAATGCAATTGCATTAAATGTGTTGCCAGCAAGATATATAGTCTCACCAAAATCAAGAGACTTCGTATTTGAACAACTAAACACCCCAGAAAACCTTGAGGAAATAAATAAGCAAATTATTCGTGCGATTCATATAGTGAATCGATATCCAAGACATTAA
- a CDS encoding CvfB family protein produces the protein MNQLMKSGQVVDLTILEEQGSRYILTNGDIEIPLNTSDVEETLTIGDIVKVFLYTDRRGSLQATTVIPHITEASYGWARVLKVTQEGAFCDIGTSREVLVRAEDLPALQEVWPQAGDHLYLTLRTDRNGDLFGRLITEEKVNEMYEGAHEDAFNKNIIARPYRLLPIGSFLIGVEAPYRIFVHQSEMKAEPRLGQDVQVRIIDVKEDGSLNGSLLPRKHERLGEDAEKIFAYLESVGGKMPFHDKSTPEEIEEMFNMSKGAFKRALGTLMKARKIIQQDGWTEIV, from the coding sequence ATGAATCAATTAATGAAATCAGGACAAGTTGTAGATTTAACAATATTAGAAGAGCAAGGATCACGCTATATTTTAACAAACGGTGATATCGAAATTCCGTTAAATACTTCGGATGTAGAAGAGACATTAACAATTGGAGATATCGTAAAAGTATTTTTATACACAGACCGTCGTGGTAGCTTGCAAGCAACAACGGTAATTCCGCATATTACAGAAGCGAGTTATGGCTGGGCACGCGTATTAAAAGTGACGCAAGAAGGTGCTTTTTGTGATATTGGCACATCTCGTGAAGTACTTGTACGAGCGGAAGATTTACCTGCACTACAGGAAGTATGGCCACAAGCTGGGGATCATTTATATTTAACATTACGCACAGACCGCAACGGTGATTTATTTGGTCGTCTAATTACAGAAGAAAAAGTAAATGAAATGTATGAAGGTGCGCATGAGGATGCATTCAATAAAAACATTATTGCACGCCCGTATCGTTTATTACCAATTGGTTCGTTTTTAATTGGAGTAGAAGCTCCTTATCGTATTTTTGTACACCAATCTGAAATGAAGGCAGAGCCACGTTTAGGTCAGGATGTGCAAGTGCGTATTATTGATGTGAAAGAGGATGGCTCATTAAATGGTTCATTACTTCCACGTAAGCACGAAAGACTAGGGGAAGATGCGGAAAAAATCTTCGCTTATTTAGAAAGTGTTGGCGGAAAAATGCCGTTCCATGATAAATCAACACCTGAAGAAATTGAAGAAATGTTCAACATGAGTAAAGGTGCATTTAAACGCGCACTTGGAACATTAATGAAAGCTCGTAAAATCATACAACAAGATGGCTGGACGGAAATCGTTTAA